From Anopheles coluzzii chromosome 3, AcolN3, whole genome shotgun sequence, the proteins below share one genomic window:
- the LOC120958650 gene encoding mitotic apparatus protein p62-like encodes MCRAVEGALLLVVAAILLVECSGLHMYPEIFDPAKFLQRPLPLKSAVESRAAPEPEYYSGGGFKDGEVGFVRSNSESGKGGYRHKENFHRKDGNKYGHERQTGFGESKRTGDELAKEQGRLTVDTHHYRPEPTYEVFEEQSDVENPDKHKKYGLAGGKDKKKPTEMKPTKSSRQTVAAGPKAKGRSNAKKNHTGYESIVYHENERDSSEHGYGKKKAVGQLPQPEEKSPAKQIAQDDGFDEGEGGSDAGRDSDFNDNYDALRFDSDFERSFGSEEDEEDGVEEENGGRQAGKKGEDDYDEGDEGDDDDDGASQDKYRGDDYDDEDEESDGSEKGEDDRQYEYASEADGDAQDY; translated from the exons ATGTGTCGTGCTGTGGAAGGCGCGTTGTTGCTAGTGGTTGCTGCAATCCTGCTGGTAGAATGTTCCGGCTTGCACATGTACCCGGAAATATTCGATCCGGCCAAGTTTCTGCAGCGTCCGTTGCCGCTGAAAAGTGCCGTTGAGAGTCGAGCCGCTCCGGAGCCGGAGTACTACTCGGGCGGCGGGTTTAAGGACGGTGAGGTTGGCTTTGTGCGTTCGAACAGCGAGTCGGGCAAGGGTGGCTACCGGCACAAGGAGAACTTTCACCGCAAGGATGGGAACAAGTATGGGCACGAGCGGCAGACGGGATTTGGCGAGTCGAAGCGTACCGGAGACGAGCTGGCGAAAGAGCAGGGCAGGCTAACGGTGGACACGCACCACTACCGCCCCGAACCGACGTACGAAGTGTTCGAGGAGCAAAG TGATGTGGAAAACCCGgacaaacacaaaaagtaCGGTCTCGCCGGTGGCAAGGACAAGAAAAAGCCCACCGAGATGAAGCCGACCAAATCGTCGCGGCAAACGGTCGCTGCCGGCCCGAAGGCAAAGGGACGCTCCAATGCGAAGAAAAACCACACCGGCTACGAATCGATCGTGTACCATGAGAACGAGCGGGACAGCAGCGAGCATGGGTACGGCAAGAAGAAGGCGGTCGGGCAGCTTCCACAGCCCGAGGAGAAGAGTCCGGCCAAACAGATTGCCCAGGACGATGGGTTCGATGAGGGTGAGGGTGGATCGGACGCTGGTCGGGATTCGGATTTCAACGATAACTATGACGCGTTGCGGTTCGATAGCGACTTTGAGCGGTCTTTTGGTAgtgaggaggacgaggaggacggaGTGGAGGAGGAGAATGGTGGTCGGCAGGCTGGGAAGAAGGGGGAAGACGACTACGATGAGGGAGACGAGGgagatgatgacgacgatggaGCCAGCCAGGACAAGTACCGGGGAGATGATTACGATGACGAGGACGAAGAATCGGACGGTTCGGAAAAGGGAGAGGACGATCGGCAGTACGAGTACGCCAGCGAGGCGGATGGTGATGCGCAAGATTACTGA
- the LOC120958649 gene encoding peroxidase-like, which produces MYTVPGLWIAITLLSSYTGLSQTVCPEAPVCDDSVQTYQLDGSCNNLNNPDWGTPNRPYARFVPAQYTDGIWEPALASSGNPLPNVRQLSLHLFGETEMQHPRNTLVSMQFGQFVAHDLSFTADAGGIQCCADGKMVPKALASPRCLPIEVADDDPVLAGEGIQCMNLVRTKTTLEDACSSLAAGEESAEQLSSVTAFLDLSVVYGNSLEQTNSLRTFSRGQLQAETRNGKQWLPVHPNKTTTCVSKDAADDACYLTGDVRSNQSPHLTLLHQAFHLEHNRLARELADLNAGWDDETVFQQARKLNIAQYQRIVYYEWLPIYLGAENMRAAGVLPALELPGFADDYDASVDPTVSNAFATAAFRFFHNLIAGHLDLIAESRQPTGSIRLSDWFNNPSVLEKDGNYEQLSRGMIYQPHDRPNHHLTPEVKHFLFRHGGPVGVDLKAIDIQRARDHGLASYNDYREYCGLGRVTSWEEFNNLLRTPAMVRSLSEQYESVDDVDLAVAGALERHHGDGMPGETFACLLLDQFHRTRVGDRFYFENGNVFSSRQLFEVRKASMARVLCDNTHGLKEIQRNAFFLVSESNPVIPCEQISKVNLTRWR; this is translated from the exons ATGTACACCGTCCCAGGTTTATGGATTGCCATTACGCTCCTTTCATCTTACACTGGTCTGTCACAAACGGTCTGTCCCGAGGCACCAGTATGTGACGATAGTGTACAAACCTACCAGCTCGATGGGTCCTGCAACAATCTAAACAATCCCGATTGGGGCACACCGAACCGACCGTACGCCCGGTTCGTACCGGCCCAATACACCGACGGCATCTGGGAGCCGGCCCTGGCCAGCTCGGGCAACCCACTGCCCAATGTGCGCCAGCTGTCGCTTCATCTTTTCGGTGAAACGGAAATGCAACATCCGCGAAACACACTTGTAAGCATGCAGTTCGGACAGTTTGTAGCGCACGACCTGAGCTTTACAGCGGAtg CTGGCGGCATACAGTGCTGTGCCGACGGGAAGATGGTCCCGAAGGCACTTGCCTCCCCGAGATGCTTACCCATCGAGGTGGCCGACGATGATCCAGTGCTGGCCGGCGAAGGCATTCAGTGCATGAATCTGGTGCGCACTAAAACCACACTGGAGGACGCTTGCTCGTCCCTGGCAGCCGGTGAAGAGTCAGCGGAGCAATTATCTTCAGTCACTGCCTTTCTGGACCTGTCCGTGGTGTACGGGAACTCGCTGGAGCAGACCAACAGCTTGCGTACCTTCAGCCGAGGACAACTGCAGGCGGAGACACGCAACGGCAAGCAGTGGCTGCCGGTGCATCCCAACAAAACGACCACCTGCGTGTCGAAGGATGCCGCCGACGACGCTTGCTATCTCACCGGGGACGTTCGCTCGAATCAAAGCCCGCACCTAACGCTGCTCCATCAGGCGTTTCACCTGGAGCACAATCGATTGGCACGTGAGCTGGCCGACCTAAACGCCGGCTGGGACGATGAGACGGTATTCCAGCAGGCACGCAAGCTTAACATTGCCCAGTACCAGCGGATCGTTTACTACGAATGGTTGCCGATTTACCTCGGGGCGGAAAATATGCGAGCGGCCGGCGTACTGCCCGCACTGGAGTTGCCCGGCTTTGCCGACGACTACGATGCCTCGGTCGATCCAACGGTGAGCAATGCGTTCGCAACGGCTGCATTCCGATTCTTTCACAATCTTATTGCCGGTCACTTGGA TTTGATAGCGGAATCGAGACAGCCGACGGGATCGATCCGTCTGTCCGATTGGTTCAACAACCCTTCGGTGCTGGAAAAGGATGGCAATTATGAGCAACTGTCCCGGGGGATGATCTACCAACCGCACGATCGTCCAAACCATCATCTCACTCCGGAGGTGAAGCATTTCCTCTTCCGGCACGGTGGACCGGTCGGTGTTGATCTCAAAGCGATCGACATTCAGCGCGCTCGGGATCATGGACTGGCCTCCTACAACGACTATCGCGAGTACTGTGGGCTGGGCAGGGTAACGAGCTGGGAAGAGTTTAACAATTTGCTGAGAACTCCTGCCATGGTGCGGTCACTATCGGAACAGTACGAGTCAGTCGATGACGTAGATCTGGCCGTTGCGGGAGCACTGGAACGTCACCATGGCGATGGAATGCCGGGCGAAACGTTCGCTTGCCTGCTGCTGGATCAGTTCCACCGTACGCGGGTGGGCGATCGGTTCTACTTTGAGAATGGCAACGTGTTTAGCTCGCGCCAACTGTTCGAGGTGCGAAAGGCGTCCATGGCACGGGTGCTGTGTGACAATACGCATGGACTGAAGGAGATACAGAGGAATGCATTTTTCCTCGTGAGCGAGAGCAATCCGGTGATTCCGTGTGAGCAAATTTCAAAGGTGAATTTAACGCGATGGCGTTGA
- the LOC120959522 gene encoding peroxidase-like has product MYAIVRKMKRRRVWMCLMVLLVLPSALIRNSVLAVCPLVASCDEGTAPYRTMDGSCNSLYSPLYGTPYRPYRRLLPAWYADGVSEPARMASGRPLPNARQLSMALFGEAEGRDGRNTIINMQFGQLVAHDMSFTADVFGVKCCPGGKRIPPDLLPPRCMPLEVPPDDPVLPPEDIQCMSMLRTKTTLEHPCVTNYGTAEQLSSVTAFLDLSIVYGNSHDQTASLREHRAGRMLVEHRHGQDWPPPNPNASHLCQMRHETDVCYLTGDLRSNQSPHLAILQIAHLLEHNRLAGELARLNPCWDEERLFQEARRINIAKYQSIVFNDWLPMYLGRANMLQHGLLQDGTDADGFVRDYNPLEDATVSNAFGTAAFRYFHNMIVGQLGLYQESGTEQSLLSDSVRLSDWLRRPGVLEQSNNRELLTRGMTSQPHDAANDQLTPEAKHFLFRNANPYGADLKAIDIHRARDHGLARYNDFRELCGLGRATRWEDLYGEIPRATVDRLARWYDTVDDVELAVAGALENHREAGATVGPTFLCILLEQFRRTRTGDRFFFENGVGAGFDASQLGELRKATIARLLCDNTEGLRRMQPNAFLLPEADGGNAPAACDELPEVLLEPWRGR; this is encoded by the exons atgtatgcaatcgtGCGGAAAATGAAGCGCAGGCGAGTTTGGATGTGTTtaatggtgctgctggtgctgccaAGCGCATTGATCCGCAACTCGGTGCTGGCCGTTTGTCCGCTGGTTGCATCGTGCGATGAGGGTACGGCACCGTACCGCACGATGGACGGTTCGTGCAACAGTCTGTACAGTCCGCTGTACGGGACACCGTACCGGCCGTACCGGCGACTACTGCCGGCCTGGTACGCGGACGGTGTGTCGGAACCGGCCCGTATGGCCTCGGGCCGACCATTGCCCAACGCTCGGCAGCTTTCAATGGCACTGTTCGGCGAGGCGGAAGGTCGGGACGGGCGCAACACCATCATTAACATGCAGTTCGGGCAGCTGGTGGCGCATGACATGAGTTTTACCGCGGATG TGTTCGGAGTAAAGTGTTGCCCTGGCGGTAAACGAATTCCACCGGACCTGCTACCGCCCCGCTGCATGCCGCTTGAAGTACCACCGGACGACCCAGTACTACCCCCCGAGGACATCCAATGCATGAGTATGTTACGCACCAAAACCACCCTCGAGCATCCGTGCGTGACAAACTACGGCACCGCCGAGCAGCTTTCCTCCGTAACGGCCTTTCTGGACCTTTCCATCGTGTACGGTAACAGCCACGACCAGACGGCTAGCCTGCGGGAACATCGTGCGGGGCGAATGTTGGTCGAGCATCGGCACGGTCAAGACTGGCCACCGCCCAACCCGAACGCCAGCCACCTCTGCCAGATGCGGCACGAGACGGACGTGTGCTATCTGACCGGCGACTTGCGCTCCAACCAGAGCCCCCATCTGGCCATCCTGCAGATAGCGCACCTGCTCGAGCACAACCGGTTGGCAGGCGAGCTGGCTCGGCTCAATCCCTGCTGGGACGAGGAGCGCCTGTTTCAGGAGGCACGCCGTATCAACATCGCCAAATACCAGTCGATCGTGTTCAACGATTGGCTGCCGATGTACCTGGGCCGTGCGAACATGCTGCAGCACGGCCTGCTGCAGGACGGTACTGATGCGGACGGGTTCGTCCGGGACTACAACCCCCTGGAGGATGCGACCGTAAGCAATGCGTTCGGTACCGCTGCCTTTCGGTACTTTCACAACATGATTGTGGGCCAGCTTGG GCTGTACCAAGAATCCGGGACGGAGCAATCCctcctgtccgattccgttcGCCTTTCGGACTGGCTGCGGCGTCCGGGCGTCCTGGAGCAGAGCAACAATCGGGAGCTGCTGACGCGGGGCATGACCAGCCAGCCGCACGACGCTGCCAACGACCAGCTGACGCCCGAGGCCAAACACTTTCTCTTCCGGAACGCGAACCCTTACGGTGCCGATCTGAAGGCGATCGATATACACCGGGCCCGGGACCATGGACTTGCCCGCTATAACGACTTCCGGGAGCTGTGTGGACTGGGGCGCGCTACCCGATGGGAGGATCTGTATGGTGAAATTCCACGCGCTACAGTCGACCGGTTGGCCCGCTGGTACGACACGGTGGACGATGTGGAGCTGGCGGTGGCCGGAGCGCTGGAGAATCATCGGGAGGCTGGTGCAACCGTTGGACCAACGTTCCTGTGCATCCTGCTCGAGCAGTTCCGGCGTACGCGGACGGGCGATAGGTTCTTCTTTGAAAATGGTGTTGGCGCTGGGTTTGACGCTAGCCAGCTGGGTGAGCTGCGGAAAGCGACAATCGCACGGTTGCTGTGCGACAACACGGAAGGGCTCAGGAGGATGCAACCGAACGCGTTCCTGCTGCCGGAGGCGGATGGAGGCAACGCGCCGGCAGCTTGCGACGAGCTGCCGGAGGTATTGCTGGAACCGTGGCGTGGACGATAG